In Motacilla alba alba isolate MOTALB_02 chromosome 21, Motacilla_alba_V1.0_pri, whole genome shotgun sequence, the following are encoded in one genomic region:
- the ATP13A2 gene encoding polyamine-transporting ATPase 13A2 isoform X4, translating into MGQEPPPPPGADIAGNLSPGLAGPRADPAPCFWWICRQQPAAGGPAPGLRDAAAGHGPGPHVVPLPQEVTGYQRRTWRVLLCHAGSVLSAGLLLLLFHWKPSLEVQAKCQPCALGQADWVIIRDRFGQCFTTKVLTEPLGEASLEQHPGAQPERGSSVAVAVPDEEESRDTVRLHDKDEKNLLRYYLFQGMRYVWLERRQAFCRVSVLDEGWTCAELHLCQAGLDQQEHGARRKIYGPNLIEVPVKSYARLLVEEVLNPFYLFQVLSMVLWVCDAYYYYAACIFLISTFSLGLSLHETRKQSTTLRNMARMSVGVRVRRPGGEELVLSSVELVPGDCILLPAAGALLPCDAALLTGECMVNESLLTGESVPVMKTPLPAGGAAYCPEEHRRHTLFCGTQVIQAKAYVGGEVLAVVTRTGFCTAKGDLISSILYPKPVSFKFYKDAVKFVLFLAILALVGTLYSILILVRNQVPVGQIIIRALDLVTVIVPPALPAAMTVGTIYAQNRLKKQGIFCISPPRINLCGKLRLVCFDKTGTLTQEGLDVWGVVPLERQRFLPIVHEPRCLPAGALLYALATCHAVSPLRGQLVGDPVDIKMLESTGWRLEMMEEEEEEGELPAFQQFEMKVLAVVKPPPEEEQPWDRVTPWNSSPPSCLLEEFLPGPDPSRSPQRHQAPLGILRRFPFSSSLQRMSVLVKLPGEASAHAYVKGAPEMVASLCRKETVPPDFSQMLRHYTTDGFRVLALACKALGTVATFEEALQLPRDSVESGLNFLGFLVMKNVLKPESAPVIQLLRSANIRPVMVTGDNMLTAMNVARGCRMVEPREGVIFVTASPPGHDKPAALKFVLAEHSQGEEQPEGLQQQDGSSLPPRHCHFALNGKSFQVVCEHFSELLPRILLRATVFARMLPEQKTQLVCSLQELNYCVGMCGDGANDCGALRAADVGISLSEAEASVASPFTSRVATIECVPRVIREGRCSLVTSFGVFKYMALYSLVQFVSVLLLYTINTNLSDFQFLFFDLVITTTVAVLMGRTGPAPALGVQRPQGALISGLVLGSLLLQTALLITVQVRPPEQHGDSAPEPAQLREHRPVLRHRLPVPHPGRGHVQGLPLPGATLHQRALPARPHPALRPDDLADPVPAGLPQIPAEAPAHRGFQFQATPLGHRRPQLLRCLRAGDRPGSRLARLLPKAAPEKGLQEAFQEAGEGAEPAAAGLAPPGPAPVRHAQDVPGREIAVPAVPLPQPSDTSLIYLSQKKQGCGGWDPSASQMGIPWAR; encoded by the exons ATGGGCCAGGAGCCACCACCTCCTCCCGGGGCTGACATCGCCGGGAACCTGTCCCCGGGGCTGGCCGGGCCCCGTGCTGACCCTGCTCCGTGTTTCTGGTGGATTTGCAGACAGCAGCCGGCTGCTGGGGGCCCGGCGCCCGGGCTACGGGACGCTGCAGCTGGACACGGACCCGGCCCACATG TGGTCCCTCTCCCCCAGGAGGTGACGGGCTACCAGCGCAGGACGTGGcgggtgctgctgtgccacgCGGGCTCCGTGCTGAGcgcggggctgctcctgctgctcttccactgGAAGCCCAGCCTGGAGGTGCAGGCCAAGTGCCAGCCCTGCGCCCTGGGCCAGGCGGACTGGGTCATCATCAGG GACCGTTTTGGGCAGTGCTTCACCACCAAGGTGCTGACGGAGCCGCTGGGCGAGGCCAG cctggagcagcaccccGGGGCCCAGCCGGAGCGCGGGAGCAGCGTGGCCGTGGCGGTGCCGGACGAGGAGGAGAGCCGTGACACTGTGCGGCTGCACGACAAGGACGAG AAGAACCTCCTGAGGTATTACCTGTTCCAGGGAATGCGCTACGTGTGGCTGGAGCGGCGGCAGGCCTTCTGCAGAGTCAG CGTCCTGGACGAGGGCTGGACCTGCGCAGAGCTGCACCTGTGCCAGGCCGGGCTGGACCAGCAGGAGCACGGTGCCAG GAGGAAGATCTACGGCCCCAACCTCATCGAGGTGCCCGTCAAGTCCTACGCCAGGCTCCTGGTGGAGGAG GTGCTCAACCCCTTCTACCTGTTCCAAGTGCTCAGCATGGTGCTGTGGGTGTGCGACGCCTATTACTACTACGCCGCCTGCATCTTCCTCATCTCCACCTTCTCGCTGGGGCTGTCCCTCCACGAGACGCGCAAG caAAGCACCACGCTGCGGAACATGGCCAGGATGTCCGTGGGGGTCCGGGTCCGGCGGCCCGGAGGAG aggagctggtgcTCAGCTCGGTGGAGCTGGTGCCCGGGGACTGCATCCTGCTGCCGGCGGCCGGGGCGCTGCTGCCGTGCGACGCCGCGCTGCTGACCGGCGAGTGCATGGTCAACGAGAGCCTGCTGACCG GAGAGAGCGTGCCGGTGATGAAGACGCCGCTGCCGGCGGGCGGAGCCGCGTACTGCCCCGAGGAGCACCGGCGGCACACGCTGTTCTGCGGGACACAGGTCATCCAGGCCAAGGCCTACGTGGGCGGGGAGGTGCTGGCTGTGGTCACCCGCACAG GGTTCTGCACGGCCAAGGGGGACCTCATCAGCTCCATTCTCTACCCCAAACCCGTGAGCTTCAAGTTCTACAAGGACGCTGTGAAGTTCGTGCTGTTCCTCGCCATCCTGG CTCTCGTCGGCACCTTGTACAGCATCCTCATCCTGGTTAGGAACCAG gtCCCCGTGGGACAAATCATCATCCGCGCCCTGGACCTGGTCACCGTCATCGTGCCGCCAGCGCTGCCGGCCGCCATGACCGTGGGCACCATCTACGCCCAGAACCGGCTGAAAAAACAGGGAATCTTCTGCATCAGCCCCCCGCGGATCAACCTGTGCGGGAAGCTCCGCCTGGTGTGCTTCGACAAG ACCGGGACGCTgacccaggaggggctggacGTGTGGGGCGTGGTGCCCCTGGAGCGGCAGCGCTTCCTGCCCATCGTGCACGAGCCCCGCTGCCTGCCCGCCGGCGCCCTGCTCTACGCCCTGGCCACCTGCCACGCCGTGTCACCGCTGCGGGGACAGCTCGTCGGGGACCCCGTGGACATCAAAATGCTGGAATCCACCGGCTGG CGCCTGGAGatgatggaggaggaggaggaggaaggggagctCCCAGCGTTCCAGCAGTTTGAGATGAAGGTCTTGGCTGTGGTGAAACCTCCGCCGGAAGAGGAGCAACCTTGGGACAGGGTAACCCCATGGAACAGCTCCCCACCCTCCTGCCTCCTGGAGGAGTTCCTGCCCGGCCCTGATCCCTCCCGCTCTCCACAGAGGCACCAGGCCCCCCTGGGGATCCTGCGGCGCTTCCcgttctcctcctccctccagagGATGAGTGTCCTGGTCAAGCTGCCCGGGGAGGCCTCGGCCCACGCCTACGTCAAGGGCGCCCCGGAGATGGTGGCCAGTCTGTGCAGGAAGGAAACTG TGCCCCCGGATTTCTCCCAGATGCTCCGGCACTACACCACTGACGGGTTCCGGGTCCTGGCTCTGGCCTGCAAAGCCCTGGGCACGGTGGCCACCTTCGAGGaggccctgcagctccccag GGACTCCGTGGAGAGCGGCCTGAACTTCCTGGGGTTCCTGGTCATGAAGAACGTCCTGAAGCCGGAGTCTGCCCCGGTGATCCAGCTGCTGAGGAGTGCCAACATCCGCCCCGTCATGGTGACAG GGGACAACATGCTGACAGCCATGAACGTGGCGCGGGGGTGCCGCATGGTGGAGCCCAGGGAGGGCGTGATCTTCGTCACGGCCTCGCCGCCCGGCCACGACAAACCCGCTGCCCTCAAGTTCGTCCTGGCCGAGCATTCCCAGGGCGAGGAGCAGCCCGAG ggcctgcagcagcaggacggctcctccctcccaccccgGCACTGCCACTTCGCCCTCAATGGGAAATCCTTCCAGGTGGTCTGCGAGCACTTCTCcgagctgctgcccagg ATCCTGCTCCGGGCCACCGTGTTCGCCCGCATGCTGCCTGAGCAGAAGACCCAGCTGGtgtgcagcctgcaggagctcaa CTACTGCGTGGGGATGTGCGGGGACGGTGCCAACGACTgcggggcgctgcgggcggCCGACGTCGGCATCTCCCTGTCCGAGGCCGAGGCGTCGGTGGCCTCGCCCTTCACCTCCCGCGTGGCCACCATCGAGTGCGTGCCCAGGGTCATCCG GGAGGGCCGGTGCTCCTTGGTCACCTCCTTCGGGGTCTTCAAGTACATGGCCCTGTACAGCCTGGTCCAGTTCGTGTCCGTGCTCCTGCTCTACACC aTCAACACCAACCTGAGTGATTTCCAGTTCCTGTTCTTCGACCTGGTGATCACCACCACGGTGGCCGTGCTGATGGGGCGCACGGGGCCGGCGCCGGCGCTGGGCGTGCAGCGGCCGCAGGGAGCCCTGATCAGcgggctggtgctgggcagcctcctgctgcagacagcCCTGCTCATCACCGTGCAG GTACGTCCCCCTGAACAGCACGGTGACAGCGCCCCAGAACCTGCCCAACTACGAGAACACCGTCCTGTTCTGCGTCACCGGCTTCCAGTACCTCATCCTGGCCGTGGCCATGTCCAAGGGCTACCCCTTCCGGGAGCCACTCTACACCAACG TGCTCTTCCTGCTCGTCCTCATCCTGCTCTTCGGCCTGATGATCTGGCTGACCCTGTACCCGCTGGgcttccccaaatccctgctgaaGCTCCAGCCCATCGAGGATTTCAATTTCAAGCTACTCCTCTTGGGCATCGCCGCCCTCAACTTCTTCGCTGCCTTCGTGCTGGAG ACCGCCCTGGATCACGGCTTGCTCGGCTGCTTCCGAAGGCTGCGCCGGAAAAAGGCCTCCAAGAAGCTTTTCAAGaggctggagaaggagctgagccagcagcagccggcCTGGCCCCCCCTGGACCAGCCCCTGTTCGCCACGCCCAGGATGTCCCTGGCCGTGAGATAGCAGTGCCAGCGgtgcctctgccccagccctcgGACACTTCCTTAATTTATTTATCCCAGAAGAAGCAGGGATGCGGCGGGTGGGATCCCTCAGCATCACAGATGGGAATCCCATGGGCACGGTGA
- the ATP13A2 gene encoding polyamine-transporting ATPase 13A2 isoform X1 yields the protein MGQEPPPPPGADIAGNLSPGLAGPRADPAPCFWWICRQQPAAGGPAPGLRDAAAGHGPGPHVVPLPQEVTGYQRRTWRVLLCHAGSVLSAGLLLLLFHWKPSLEVQAKCQPCALGQADWVIIRDRFGQCFTTKVLTEPLGEASSLEQHPGAQPERGSSVAVAVPDEEESRDTVRLHDKDEQKNLLRYYLFQGMRYVWLERRQAFCRVSVLDEGWTCAELHLCQAGLDQQEHGARRKIYGPNLIEVPVKSYARLLVEEVLNPFYLFQVLSMVLWVCDAYYYYAACIFLISTFSLGLSLHETRKQSTTLRNMARMSVGVRVRRPGGEELVLSSVELVPGDCILLPAAGALLPCDAALLTGECMVNESLLTGESVPVMKTPLPAGGAAYCPEEHRRHTLFCGTQVIQAKAYVGGEVLAVVTRTGFCTAKGDLISSILYPKPVSFKFYKDAVKFVLFLAILALVGTLYSILILVRNQVPVGQIIIRALDLVTVIVPPALPAAMTVGTIYAQNRLKKQGIFCISPPRINLCGKLRLVCFDKTGTLTQEGLDVWGVVPLERQRFLPIVHEPRCLPAGALLYALATCHAVSPLRGQLVGDPVDIKMLESTGWRLEMMEEEEEEGELPAFQQFEMKVLAVVKPPPEEEQPWDRVTPWNSSPPSCLLEEFLPGPDPSRSPQRHQAPLGILRRFPFSSSLQRMSVLVKLPGEASAHAYVKGAPEMVASLCRKETVPPDFSQMLRHYTTDGFRVLALACKALGTVATFEEALQLPRDSVESGLNFLGFLVMKNVLKPESAPVIQLLRSANIRPVMVTGDNMLTAMNVARGCRMVEPREGVIFVTASPPGHDKPAALKFVLAEHSQGEEQPEGLQQQDGSSLPPRHCHFALNGKSFQVVCEHFSELLPRILLRATVFARMLPEQKTQLVCSLQELNYCVGMCGDGANDCGALRAADVGISLSEAEASVASPFTSRVATIECVPRVIREGRCSLVTSFGVFKYMALYSLVQFVSVLLLYTINTNLSDFQFLFFDLVITTTVAVLMGRTGPAPALGVQRPQGALISGLVLGSLLLQTALLITVQVRPPEQHGDSAPEPAQLREHRPVLRHRLPVPHPGRGHVQGLPLPGATLHQRALPARPHPALRPDDLADPVPAGLPQIPAEAPAHRGFQFQATPLGHRRPQLLRCLRAGDRPGSRLARLLPKAAPEKGLQEAFQEAGEGAEPAAAGLAPPGPAPVRHAQDVPGREIAVPAVPLPQPSDTSLIYLSQKKQGCGGWDPSASQMGIPWAR from the exons ATGGGCCAGGAGCCACCACCTCCTCCCGGGGCTGACATCGCCGGGAACCTGTCCCCGGGGCTGGCCGGGCCCCGTGCTGACCCTGCTCCGTGTTTCTGGTGGATTTGCAGACAGCAGCCGGCTGCTGGGGGCCCGGCGCCCGGGCTACGGGACGCTGCAGCTGGACACGGACCCGGCCCACATG TGGTCCCTCTCCCCCAGGAGGTGACGGGCTACCAGCGCAGGACGTGGcgggtgctgctgtgccacgCGGGCTCCGTGCTGAGcgcggggctgctcctgctgctcttccactgGAAGCCCAGCCTGGAGGTGCAGGCCAAGTGCCAGCCCTGCGCCCTGGGCCAGGCGGACTGGGTCATCATCAGG GACCGTTTTGGGCAGTGCTTCACCACCAAGGTGCTGACGGAGCCGCTGGGCGAGGCCAG cagcctggagcagcaccccGGGGCCCAGCCGGAGCGCGGGAGCAGCGTGGCCGTGGCGGTGCCGGACGAGGAGGAGAGCCGTGACACTGTGCGGCTGCACGACAAGGACGAG CAGAAGAACCTCCTGAGGTATTACCTGTTCCAGGGAATGCGCTACGTGTGGCTGGAGCGGCGGCAGGCCTTCTGCAGAGTCAG CGTCCTGGACGAGGGCTGGACCTGCGCAGAGCTGCACCTGTGCCAGGCCGGGCTGGACCAGCAGGAGCACGGTGCCAG GAGGAAGATCTACGGCCCCAACCTCATCGAGGTGCCCGTCAAGTCCTACGCCAGGCTCCTGGTGGAGGAG GTGCTCAACCCCTTCTACCTGTTCCAAGTGCTCAGCATGGTGCTGTGGGTGTGCGACGCCTATTACTACTACGCCGCCTGCATCTTCCTCATCTCCACCTTCTCGCTGGGGCTGTCCCTCCACGAGACGCGCAAG caAAGCACCACGCTGCGGAACATGGCCAGGATGTCCGTGGGGGTCCGGGTCCGGCGGCCCGGAGGAG aggagctggtgcTCAGCTCGGTGGAGCTGGTGCCCGGGGACTGCATCCTGCTGCCGGCGGCCGGGGCGCTGCTGCCGTGCGACGCCGCGCTGCTGACCGGCGAGTGCATGGTCAACGAGAGCCTGCTGACCG GAGAGAGCGTGCCGGTGATGAAGACGCCGCTGCCGGCGGGCGGAGCCGCGTACTGCCCCGAGGAGCACCGGCGGCACACGCTGTTCTGCGGGACACAGGTCATCCAGGCCAAGGCCTACGTGGGCGGGGAGGTGCTGGCTGTGGTCACCCGCACAG GGTTCTGCACGGCCAAGGGGGACCTCATCAGCTCCATTCTCTACCCCAAACCCGTGAGCTTCAAGTTCTACAAGGACGCTGTGAAGTTCGTGCTGTTCCTCGCCATCCTGG CTCTCGTCGGCACCTTGTACAGCATCCTCATCCTGGTTAGGAACCAG gtCCCCGTGGGACAAATCATCATCCGCGCCCTGGACCTGGTCACCGTCATCGTGCCGCCAGCGCTGCCGGCCGCCATGACCGTGGGCACCATCTACGCCCAGAACCGGCTGAAAAAACAGGGAATCTTCTGCATCAGCCCCCCGCGGATCAACCTGTGCGGGAAGCTCCGCCTGGTGTGCTTCGACAAG ACCGGGACGCTgacccaggaggggctggacGTGTGGGGCGTGGTGCCCCTGGAGCGGCAGCGCTTCCTGCCCATCGTGCACGAGCCCCGCTGCCTGCCCGCCGGCGCCCTGCTCTACGCCCTGGCCACCTGCCACGCCGTGTCACCGCTGCGGGGACAGCTCGTCGGGGACCCCGTGGACATCAAAATGCTGGAATCCACCGGCTGG CGCCTGGAGatgatggaggaggaggaggaggaaggggagctCCCAGCGTTCCAGCAGTTTGAGATGAAGGTCTTGGCTGTGGTGAAACCTCCGCCGGAAGAGGAGCAACCTTGGGACAGGGTAACCCCATGGAACAGCTCCCCACCCTCCTGCCTCCTGGAGGAGTTCCTGCCCGGCCCTGATCCCTCCCGCTCTCCACAGAGGCACCAGGCCCCCCTGGGGATCCTGCGGCGCTTCCcgttctcctcctccctccagagGATGAGTGTCCTGGTCAAGCTGCCCGGGGAGGCCTCGGCCCACGCCTACGTCAAGGGCGCCCCGGAGATGGTGGCCAGTCTGTGCAGGAAGGAAACTG TGCCCCCGGATTTCTCCCAGATGCTCCGGCACTACACCACTGACGGGTTCCGGGTCCTGGCTCTGGCCTGCAAAGCCCTGGGCACGGTGGCCACCTTCGAGGaggccctgcagctccccag GGACTCCGTGGAGAGCGGCCTGAACTTCCTGGGGTTCCTGGTCATGAAGAACGTCCTGAAGCCGGAGTCTGCCCCGGTGATCCAGCTGCTGAGGAGTGCCAACATCCGCCCCGTCATGGTGACAG GGGACAACATGCTGACAGCCATGAACGTGGCGCGGGGGTGCCGCATGGTGGAGCCCAGGGAGGGCGTGATCTTCGTCACGGCCTCGCCGCCCGGCCACGACAAACCCGCTGCCCTCAAGTTCGTCCTGGCCGAGCATTCCCAGGGCGAGGAGCAGCCCGAG ggcctgcagcagcaggacggctcctccctcccaccccgGCACTGCCACTTCGCCCTCAATGGGAAATCCTTCCAGGTGGTCTGCGAGCACTTCTCcgagctgctgcccagg ATCCTGCTCCGGGCCACCGTGTTCGCCCGCATGCTGCCTGAGCAGAAGACCCAGCTGGtgtgcagcctgcaggagctcaa CTACTGCGTGGGGATGTGCGGGGACGGTGCCAACGACTgcggggcgctgcgggcggCCGACGTCGGCATCTCCCTGTCCGAGGCCGAGGCGTCGGTGGCCTCGCCCTTCACCTCCCGCGTGGCCACCATCGAGTGCGTGCCCAGGGTCATCCG GGAGGGCCGGTGCTCCTTGGTCACCTCCTTCGGGGTCTTCAAGTACATGGCCCTGTACAGCCTGGTCCAGTTCGTGTCCGTGCTCCTGCTCTACACC aTCAACACCAACCTGAGTGATTTCCAGTTCCTGTTCTTCGACCTGGTGATCACCACCACGGTGGCCGTGCTGATGGGGCGCACGGGGCCGGCGCCGGCGCTGGGCGTGCAGCGGCCGCAGGGAGCCCTGATCAGcgggctggtgctgggcagcctcctgctgcagacagcCCTGCTCATCACCGTGCAG GTACGTCCCCCTGAACAGCACGGTGACAGCGCCCCAGAACCTGCCCAACTACGAGAACACCGTCCTGTTCTGCGTCACCGGCTTCCAGTACCTCATCCTGGCCGTGGCCATGTCCAAGGGCTACCCCTTCCGGGAGCCACTCTACACCAACG TGCTCTTCCTGCTCGTCCTCATCCTGCTCTTCGGCCTGATGATCTGGCTGACCCTGTACCCGCTGGgcttccccaaatccctgctgaaGCTCCAGCCCATCGAGGATTTCAATTTCAAGCTACTCCTCTTGGGCATCGCCGCCCTCAACTTCTTCGCTGCCTTCGTGCTGGAG ACCGCCCTGGATCACGGCTTGCTCGGCTGCTTCCGAAGGCTGCGCCGGAAAAAGGCCTCCAAGAAGCTTTTCAAGaggctggagaaggagctgagccagcagcagccggcCTGGCCCCCCCTGGACCAGCCCCTGTTCGCCACGCCCAGGATGTCCCTGGCCGTGAGATAGCAGTGCCAGCGgtgcctctgccccagccctcgGACACTTCCTTAATTTATTTATCCCAGAAGAAGCAGGGATGCGGCGGGTGGGATCCCTCAGCATCACAGATGGGAATCCCATGGGCACGGTGA